The Candidatus Margulisiibacteriota bacterium region TGGTAAGCTTAAGGCTGAAACTGCCATCATAAACGCTAAAGCAGTGCCAAGAGGCATCCCTTTTTCAAAGAGAACAACTGCAATAGGAACAATCGCAGCGCAACTTCCATACATAGGAATGCCCAAAATAACTGCTATTGGAACTGCAAATATTCCAACTGCACCAACGATGCTATGAATAGCCTCACTTGGAACATATCCATGAAGAAAAGCGCCAATGCCAACCCCTAACAAAATCCATTTCCATAGTTTTTTGACAATACTTAATGCTTCATTTAAGCCAAATAGGAGTCTTTCTTTTTGTGTTAACGACTCAAATGTATCTGTAGCTTCTTCTGTTTTTAATATATCTGGCTCAATGTACTTTACTAATTCTAATCTATCCAAGAAAAGCCCCACAATTACTCCAATTAAAATACCACTAAGCGCATACATGAAAGCAATCTTCCAGCCGAAATAACCAAGCATCAAAACAAAGAGATACTCATTTAGAATTGGTGCGGTAATAAGAAATGACATACTTACACCCAAGGGTATTCTCATCTTCACAAAAGAAATAAACAAAGGAATAGAAGAACAAGAACAAAAAGGAGTAAGCGCACCAAACATAGAAGCAGACAAGTGAGCAACTATTTTATTTTTAGATTCCACCCAGGCTTTAACTTTACTCATAGGCACATAGGTTCTGATATATCCGATTATCCCAATCATCACAAAAAGCAACATTAATACTTTTATTGTGTCATATACAAAAAAATGGAACATTTCTACTATCTGGTTGCTACGATCTAATCCTAGCCAACGAAAAACTAAATCTACTAATCCTTGCAACATTTCTGTGAATCCTTATTTTTCTGTTCCGATTTTGTTTTATCTTCTGAACAAGAACAACCACAGCCTTTAGTGGATTCCTTCTGCAGGAAACTATCTATTAATTTATACATTTTTTGAAATATTTTCATGATGACCTCCTAGTTTGTTGGGTGGCGGTTTATCCGAGCTTAGCTCTGCAAAAAGAGCGAAGGCTGGTGCCGAGGGCCGGAATTGAACCGGCACGAAAATTAATTTTCATGGGATTTTAAGTCCCACGTGTCTACCAATTCCACCACCCCGGCGGAAACACAACAATTACTCTAAATAATTAACTTAGGCAAATAATTATATAGAATAATTCATTTAGCCACAACCACTATTTCTTAACGAAACTTCTGGTTGTTTGATTTTATCCATATTTAGCCTTATTATCTTACAAAAGCAATCAAGCAGTTACTTGCGTTTCTTATTAAAAAGGAGTTATCAAAATGAGAAAAATTCTATTCAGCGTTCTTTCAATGGTTTTATTTACAACAACAACCTTTAGCTATGACTCTTCTACCAGATTCTACCCTTTTCTTGGTTATACCCGTTTTCACGAGGCTACAGATTTACAAAACAGTATTATGTTGGGTGTTGGATTAAACAAACCAATTACCGAATCTTTTAGAGCAGACCTTTCTTGCGCCTATCTTCCTAGCGAATATAAGTCCAGCGGACAAAGCGCCGCTGTCTTTTACAGCAGTCTAAGTGGAGAATTTTTACTACCGGAACTCTGCTGTGGAACAAAACCTTTTTTGACAGCAGGGCTAAGTATCTTTGCTTTTAATGGCAAAATAGATAATGGGATTGAGCTTGGTATCGGATTATTAAGTTTATCCAAAAAAAAGATTGAACATAAATTCACAGTAAAGGCGAGACATAACCCTGCAGACAAAAAATCGGATATTATTGCTATTTTCAGTTTGGGGTTAATGCCTCTTAATGGTAAAAAAGAAAACACTGTGCTTGCTCCAGACAAAAAAGACGAAATTCCTAAAGAACTAAGAATGATAATTGAGGAAGAGAAAAAACAAAAAGCTATTGTAACAACTCCAACTGTTACTATCATTGAGAAACCAATAAAAACAGAACCAGTAAAGAAAGAAAGCAAACCAAAACCCAAAAAAGCACCAAAAATTATTTTTGATAATGACAAAAAAATAGTTATCGATCGGTTTTTTTATAATAGCGCCTTCATCGGAAACCCTGGAAATAACTATATACAAAAAGCAGCTAAAACATTGAAAGAAAATCCTAATTTAAAAGTTTCAATTGTTGGATACGCAAATAGCCACGAAAAAAATCCAGACGAGATATCTCTTCAAAGAGCTATAAACGTTCAAAACGATTTAATAAAAAAGTATAATATTTCCAACAATAAAATTAAAACTAAATCAGGTGGACATACAAAAGCAACTAATAATAACTATCTAAATAGACGTGTAGAATTAGACTTTTATTCTGAAAAATAAAAAATTAAGTCGTCCTCACCTACAGGAAGACGACTTAATTACTATAATCCTTTGAGCATAAGCTCAGTTAGCTTCTTAGTAAAAGAAACAGGGTCTTGTAGTTTGTCTCCTTCAGCAATCAACGCTTGCTGATAAATAAGATCCGTATAATCTTTTAACAATTCTGAATTATTATTTGCCTCATACTCTTTTTTTAACACTTCAATTAATCTATGCTCTGGATTTAATTCTAATATCTTTTTCTGTGCAGGCATTACTTGACCCATTGCCTTGAACATCTGCTCCATGTTTTTTGTAATAGAGTATTGGTCATTTACCAAACAACTAACACTATTTGTTAGCCTACTTGAAAAACGCACTTCTTTAACGTCAGAGGATAGTTGTTTTCCCATGAAATCTAATAAATCCTTGTACTCTTCTTTCTTACTATCTAGCTCTTTTTTCTCGCTCTCGTCCGTGATGTCTACATCCCCTTTATCCACAGCGACTAATTTCTTGCCTTGATATTCTAATAATGAACTAACAACCCAATCATCAACTGGATCAGTCATTAAAATAACTTCATAGCCTTTCTTGTTAAAAGCCTCTAAGACTGGAAGCTTCTTTGCTTCTTCTTCACTGTTTGCAAGTAAATAATAAATATCTTTTTGTTCTGTTGTCATCTCTGCAATATATTGGACTAAACTTTTATAAGCATTGCCTGACTTCGTTGTTTTATAAATAGCCAAATCTGACAAAAGTTCCTTGTTTTCATCATCATGATGGATTCCTTCTTTAATGACTGCTCCAAATTCTTTGTAAAACTTGCTATACTCGTCAAATTCTTTTTCTTTTAACTGTTTAAGAGTATTTAAAATTTTCTTAACAACACCCTTTTTTATCTTATCTAAGTGCTTGTCTTGTTGCAAAATCTCTCTAGAAACATTTAACGGCAAATCTCCTGAATCAATAACGCCCTTCACAAACCTTAAATACTCAGGAACAATATTCGCGTAGTCATCCATAATAAAAACTCTTTTAACATACAGCTGGATGCCTTTTTTATCGTCCGGTTGATACATATTAATTGGAGACTTGGCAGGAATATACAGCAAAGCCTTGAACTCCATTGTTCCTTCGGCCTTATAATGAATTATCTTAAACGGATCAGAATAATCATGTGAAAGATGTTTATAAAACTCATTGTATTCTTCTTTGGTTACCTCGGAAGCTGATTTTACCCAAATAGCTTTTCTAGAATTTAATTCTTCTTCAGAAGTAATTTCTGTTGGGGTTGCATCATAGTCCGTTGAGCCATCTTCCTTTTTTGGATATTCGTTCTTTTTAGTATCCATAACAATTGGGTGCTCAACAAAATCTGAATATTTCTTCACTATCTGTTTAAGCTCATACTCATCCAAATAAGCTTTATCCTCTTTCTTTAAAAATAGTATTACATCAGTTCCAGCATCTATCTTTGTAGCTTCCTCTAATTCAAAGCCACCTTCGCCAGTTGATATCCACTTATAAGCTTTTTTCTCACCAATTTTTTTGGACACAACTTCAATTTTATCTGCAACCATAAAGGCTGAATAAAAACCAACTCCAAATTGACCAATTAAATCCAAATTACTATCTTTTTCTAATTTGATGTTCTCTAAAAAACTTTTAGTACCAGAGCGAGCAATGGTTCCTAAGTTATCCAGCAATTCATCCTTGCTCATACCTATTCCATTATCTGAAATTGTTAAAATCTTTTTCTTTTCATCTCTAATAATTTTTATCTTATAAGAATCTATTCCTAAAGAAACATCAGTCAAAGACTGGAACTTTCTTTTATCAATTGCATCAGATGCGTTTGAAATAAGCTCTCTTAAAAAAATATCTTTGTGTGAATAAAGAGAATGTATCACTAAATCTAATAACTGTTTTACTTCCGTTTTAAACTCAAACTTTTCTGTTGTTTTTTCTACCATGCTAAGACCTCCGCCTAATGAAATTTACTAAAAAATTATACGACCTATAACTGTTTGAGGCAACCAAAAGCTATTGATAAGTTCACTGCGAATTGGTAATATCTTACCAAAGGGGACAAAATATGGACTTTTTCTTTTTTATTAACACAATTATTATCACTATATTTGGTATCCTTACCGTAAAGCTTGTCTTGGAATACAAGACAAACTTTGCCAACACAAAGAACTCAGCCATAAATAAACCTAGATATGGGTTTATCTCTCCTTCAGCAACTTATAACCTTATTTATAAATCAGATTCTGGAGATGACTACATTGTTATCGACATTAGAAGCGAAAAAGAGTTTTTAAGAGGACATATAAAAAATGCCATCAACATCCCTATCCGGGATTTTAAAACTTCTTCCTTATTAAAAGACTTAAACAAAAATGAATCCTATATTTTATGTGGACAAAGACATTCTAGCTCACAAAAAGCAATGGAAATAATGAAACTCTTTAACTTCATGCGAGTGTATTGCATGACTGGCGGAATGATTGAATGGAATCTTCACGATTATCCTACTGAGAAATAGCAGCTTCAAACCAAGCAATAATATCTTTATACGCTTTTTCTTTCTTGGAATTATTTATCTCCCAATAGGTTATCTCATAGCCTTTTTCTCTCATTTTCTGTACATCCCAACGGGCATGTTTTTTAGAGATTTCTTCGTCAAGCATTCCGTGTACAAAAAGAAAGGGAATCTTTGTTTGTCCTTCAAAATTTTGCACAATTTCTGAACTTAAAGAATTAACAACTAAGCCTGTAAAATTGCATAGTGCATCAAACCTCTCTGGATTATTAATTGCTAAATATAAAGCATAATGAGAACTAGTAGAAATTCCTTGGATTAAAATTTTCATTTTTCCATAGTCCCGGCTAATTATATTAAGAATTCTCATTATTCGTTCTTCATCATCTTTTTGCCACACATCATCATTTAAGGCATCTGGGGCTAAAACTAGTACATTCGATTGTTTTGCATACTCATACCAAAACTCAAGGCATTGTTTGCCTGTCATGCCAACATCGGGAAGCACTAAAATCATCTTGTCTCCTAACCTAGCTGGCACATACAAGCCATAATTCACGCCTTGTTCACTTAGCTCATATCTCCCCTCTGGCAAAGTGAAGGCAAAAGCAAGTGATAAAAATAGGCTTGCAACCAATAATTTCTTCATACTCTTAAATTACCGCAGAAAAAACATAGTAACAAGGGGATTGCTCCCTTGTGCTGAATTATCAAAAGGATTATCATTTTGATTGTGAAAAAATATGCTTAACATTTTAAATTTAAACGCCCTTGAGGTCGTTGGCCTGGCAACTATCTTTGGCTATCTTGCAGGAAAAATATGCATGAAACTAAAAATACCGGCAGTAGCTGGCTATGTTATTATCGGAGTAGCCTTAGGACCTTCTTTATTAAATGTCTTTTCTGAAAAGCTACTTTTTGAAGTAAGCATTATCAGCGATTTGGCTCTAGCAATTATTGCCTTTATTGTTGGCGCTGAAATCAAACTATATGAGCTGTACACTTCGGGCAAAAAAATTCTTATCGTTGCCTTATTTGAATCACTAATAACTTTCATCTTGGTGTTTACTTGTATCTTGTTATTTTTTAAAAATCTTCCCCTTGCCTTAATTCTAGGAGCGATAGGGTCTGCAACTGCACCAGCGGCAACTGTAATGGTAATTAGAGAACTAAGAGCAACGGGGCCATTAACCAAAATGATCCTTGCTGTTGTAGCGCTAGATGATGCTTTTGCCTTAATGTTTTATTCTCTAGCTGCATCTATTGCGAAAGTACTATTAGTGCCCTCAACGAATATAAATTTTCTAAAAGTTATTTTTATTGCTTCTAGAGAAATTGCCTTTTCC contains the following coding sequences:
- a CDS encoding permease, whose amino-acid sequence is MLQGLVDLVFRWLGLDRSNQIVEMFHFFVYDTIKVLMLLFVMIGIIGYIRTYVPMSKVKAWVESKNKIVAHLSASMFGALTPFCSCSSIPLFISFVKMRIPLGVSMSFLITAPILNEYLFVLMLGYFGWKIAFMYALSGILIGVIVGLFLDRLELVKYIEPDILKTEEATDTFESLTQKERLLFGLNEALSIVKKLWKWILLGVGIGAFLHGYVPSEAIHSIVGAVGIFAVPIAVILGIPMYGSCAAIVPIAVVLFEKGMPLGTALAFMMAVSALSLPEAIILRRAMNLKLIALFFSIVAIGIMFTGYIFNFISPLLIQ
- a CDS encoding OmpA family protein: MRKILFSVLSMVLFTTTTFSYDSSTRFYPFLGYTRFHEATDLQNSIMLGVGLNKPITESFRADLSCAYLPSEYKSSGQSAAVFYSSLSGEFLLPELCCGTKPFLTAGLSIFAFNGKIDNGIELGIGLLSLSKKKIEHKFTVKARHNPADKKSDIIAIFSLGLMPLNGKKENTVLAPDKKDEIPKELRMIIEEEKKQKAIVTTPTVTIIEKPIKTEPVKKESKPKPKKAPKIIFDNDKKIVIDRFFYNSAFIGNPGNNYIQKAAKTLKENPNLKVSIVGYANSHEKNPDEISLQRAINVQNDLIKKYNISNNKIKTKSGGHTKATNNNYLNRRVELDFYSEK
- the htpG gene encoding molecular chaperone HtpG; amino-acid sequence: MVEKTTEKFEFKTEVKQLLDLVIHSLYSHKDIFLRELISNASDAIDKRKFQSLTDVSLGIDSYKIKIIRDEKKKILTISDNGIGMSKDELLDNLGTIARSGTKSFLENIKLEKDSNLDLIGQFGVGFYSAFMVADKIEVVSKKIGEKKAYKWISTGEGGFELEEATKIDAGTDVILFLKKEDKAYLDEYELKQIVKKYSDFVEHPIVMDTKKNEYPKKEDGSTDYDATPTEITSEEELNSRKAIWVKSASEVTKEEYNEFYKHLSHDYSDPFKIIHYKAEGTMEFKALLYIPAKSPINMYQPDDKKGIQLYVKRVFIMDDYANIVPEYLRFVKGVIDSGDLPLNVSREILQQDKHLDKIKKGVVKKILNTLKQLKEKEFDEYSKFYKEFGAVIKEGIHHDDENKELLSDLAIYKTTKSGNAYKSLVQYIAEMTTEQKDIYYLLANSEEEAKKLPVLEAFNKKGYEVILMTDPVDDWVVSSLLEYQGKKLVAVDKGDVDITDESEKKELDSKKEEYKDLLDFMGKQLSSDVKEVRFSSRLTNSVSCLVNDQYSITKNMEQMFKAMGQVMPAQKKILELNPEHRLIEVLKKEYEANNNSELLKDYTDLIYQQALIAEGDKLQDPVSFTKKLTELMLKGL
- a CDS encoding rhodanese-like domain-containing protein; the encoded protein is MDFFFFINTIIITIFGILTVKLVLEYKTNFANTKNSAINKPRYGFISPSATYNLIYKSDSGDDYIVIDIRSEKEFLRGHIKNAINIPIRDFKTSSLLKDLNKNESYILCGQRHSSSQKAMEIMKLFNFMRVYCMTGGMIEWNLHDYPTEK